A genomic region of Canis aureus isolate CA01 chromosome 16, VMU_Caureus_v.1.0, whole genome shotgun sequence contains the following coding sequences:
- the FAM222B gene encoding protein FAM222B isoform X1, with translation MLACLPGPGDLSFQLLSHTQMNTGLQKWDTTQKMRAAHYPTPAELDAYAKKVANNPLTIKIFPNSVKVPQRKHVRRTVNGLDTSAQRYSPYPTQAATKAGLLAIVKVPAKSILKDFDGTRARLLPEAIMNPPVAPYATVAPSTLAHPQAQALARQQALQHAQTLAHAPPQTLQHPQGIPPPQALSHPQSLQQPQGLGHPQPMAQTQGLVHPPALSHQGLQHPPNPLLHGGRKMPDSDAPPNVTVSTSTIPLSMAATLQHSQPPDLSSIVHQINQFCQTRAGISTTSVCEGQIANPSPISRSLLINASTRVSTHSVPTPMPSCVVNPMEHTHAATAALPAAGPVNLPTGISRAPTGYPSDLKPVAWNQHQLAHLQQMCSEAGGTPAPGLTGKHAAGRELAGPGFVGKAPAYPQELCLAQSFHLKPPLEKPTPSPPVNGLAAPLAYPNGHYFQPLWNNILPTPNSDSSGSQDLAMPFHGGQPTGAPLDCGTAAGAHYRAGTGGGPVASQNSLMQTVDYLSGDFQQACFREQSLAMLSKAHRAPGNRAPDPTDSRNLHIQHPGYR, from the coding sequence ggGACACTACACAGAAAATGAGAGCTGCTCACTATCCTACCCCAGCCGAATTGGACGCGTATGCTAAGAAGGTCGCAAACAACCCACTGACTATAAAAATCTTCCCCAACAGTGTGAAGGTTCCCCAGCGGAAACACGTTCGTCGTACTGTGAACGGCCTCGACACATCAGCCCAGCGCTACAGCCCCTACCCGACTCAGGCTGCCACCAAGGCAGGCCTGCTTGCCATTGTCAAAGTGCCAGCCAAAAGCATACTCAAGGACTTTGACGGCACCCGAGCCCGATTGCTCCCTGAGGCCATCATGAACCCCCCAGTGGCGCCCTATGCTACTGTGGCACCCAGCACTTTAgcccacccccaggcccaggcTCTGGCCCGCCAGCAGGCCCTGCAGCATGCACAGACCCTGGCCCATGCCCCTCCCCAGACGCTGCAGCACCCTCAGGGTATCCCGCCACCCCAGGCGCTGTCCCAccctcagagcctccagcagCCTCAGGGCCTGGGCCACCCTCAGCCCATGGCCCAAACCCAGGGCCTGGTCCACCCTCCAGCCCTGTCTCACCAGGGTCTCCAGCACCCCCCCAATCCCTTGCTGCATGGAGGTCGGAAGATGCCAGACTCAGATGCCCCCCCGAATGTGACCGTGTCTACCTCAACTATCCCCCTTTCAATGGCGGCCACCCTGCAGCACAGCCAGCCCCCGGACCTGAGCAGCATCGTGCACCAGATCAACCAGTTTTGCCAGACGAGGGCAGGCATCAGCACTACCTCAGTGTGTGAGGGCCAGATCGCCAATCCCAGCCCCATTAGTCGCAGTCTGCTCATCAATGCAAGCACCCGGGTGTCGACCCACAGCGTCCCCACGCCAATGCCTTCATGTGTGGTCAATCCCATGGAGCACACCCATGCGGCCACAGCCGCACTGCCTGCCGCAGGCCCTGTCAACCTGCCCACAGGCATCTCTCGAGCCCCCACTGGCTACCCTAGCGACCTCAAGCCAGTCGCCTGGAACCAGCACCAGCTGGCTCACCTACAGCAGATGTGCAGTGAGGCTGGTGGGACGCCGGCCCCTGGCCTGACAGGCAAGCATGCAGCAGGACGCGAGTTGGCAGGGCCTGGCTTTGTGGGCAAGGCCCCTGCCTACCCGCAGGAACTCTGCCTGGCACAGTCCTTCCATCTGAAGCCACCCCTGGAGAAGCCAACCCCATCCCCGCCCGTCAACGGCCTGGCAGCCCCACTGGCCTACCCCAATGGTCACTACTTCCAACCCCTGTGGAACAACATTCTGCCCACTCCCAATAGCGACAGCTCGGGGTCTCAGGACCTCGCCATGCCGTTCCATGGTGGGCAGCCCACGGGTGCACCCCTTGACTGTGGGACGGCTGCTGGGGCCCACTACCGAGCAGGGACTGGGGGTGGTCCAGTGGCAAGCCAGAACAGCTTGATGCAAACAGTGGATTACCTAAGTGGGGATTTCCAGCAGGCCTGCTTTCGAGAACAGAGCCTGGCCatgctgagcaaggcccaccgaGCCCCTGGCAACCGAGCTCCTGATCCCACAGATAGTCGAAATCTTCATATTCAGCACCCTGGGTATAGATAG
- the FAM222B gene encoding protein FAM222B isoform X2 → MNPPVAPYATVAPSTLAHPQAQALARQQALQHAQTLAHAPPQTLQHPQGIPPPQALSHPQSLQQPQGLGHPQPMAQTQGLVHPPALSHQGLQHPPNPLLHGGRKMPDSDAPPNVTVSTSTIPLSMAATLQHSQPPDLSSIVHQINQFCQTRAGISTTSVCEGQIANPSPISRSLLINASTRVSTHSVPTPMPSCVVNPMEHTHAATAALPAAGPVNLPTGISRAPTGYPSDLKPVAWNQHQLAHLQQMCSEAGGTPAPGLTGKHAAGRELAGPGFVGKAPAYPQELCLAQSFHLKPPLEKPTPSPPVNGLAAPLAYPNGHYFQPLWNNILPTPNSDSSGSQDLAMPFHGGQPTGAPLDCGTAAGAHYRAGTGGGPVASQNSLMQTVDYLSGDFQQACFREQSLAMLSKAHRAPGNRAPDPTDSRNLHIQHPGYR, encoded by the coding sequence ATGAACCCCCCAGTGGCGCCCTATGCTACTGTGGCACCCAGCACTTTAgcccacccccaggcccaggcTCTGGCCCGCCAGCAGGCCCTGCAGCATGCACAGACCCTGGCCCATGCCCCTCCCCAGACGCTGCAGCACCCTCAGGGTATCCCGCCACCCCAGGCGCTGTCCCAccctcagagcctccagcagCCTCAGGGCCTGGGCCACCCTCAGCCCATGGCCCAAACCCAGGGCCTGGTCCACCCTCCAGCCCTGTCTCACCAGGGTCTCCAGCACCCCCCCAATCCCTTGCTGCATGGAGGTCGGAAGATGCCAGACTCAGATGCCCCCCCGAATGTGACCGTGTCTACCTCAACTATCCCCCTTTCAATGGCGGCCACCCTGCAGCACAGCCAGCCCCCGGACCTGAGCAGCATCGTGCACCAGATCAACCAGTTTTGCCAGACGAGGGCAGGCATCAGCACTACCTCAGTGTGTGAGGGCCAGATCGCCAATCCCAGCCCCATTAGTCGCAGTCTGCTCATCAATGCAAGCACCCGGGTGTCGACCCACAGCGTCCCCACGCCAATGCCTTCATGTGTGGTCAATCCCATGGAGCACACCCATGCGGCCACAGCCGCACTGCCTGCCGCAGGCCCTGTCAACCTGCCCACAGGCATCTCTCGAGCCCCCACTGGCTACCCTAGCGACCTCAAGCCAGTCGCCTGGAACCAGCACCAGCTGGCTCACCTACAGCAGATGTGCAGTGAGGCTGGTGGGACGCCGGCCCCTGGCCTGACAGGCAAGCATGCAGCAGGACGCGAGTTGGCAGGGCCTGGCTTTGTGGGCAAGGCCCCTGCCTACCCGCAGGAACTCTGCCTGGCACAGTCCTTCCATCTGAAGCCACCCCTGGAGAAGCCAACCCCATCCCCGCCCGTCAACGGCCTGGCAGCCCCACTGGCCTACCCCAATGGTCACTACTTCCAACCCCTGTGGAACAACATTCTGCCCACTCCCAATAGCGACAGCTCGGGGTCTCAGGACCTCGCCATGCCGTTCCATGGTGGGCAGCCCACGGGTGCACCCCTTGACTGTGGGACGGCTGCTGGGGCCCACTACCGAGCAGGGACTGGGGGTGGTCCAGTGGCAAGCCAGAACAGCTTGATGCAAACAGTGGATTACCTAAGTGGGGATTTCCAGCAGGCCTGCTTTCGAGAACAGAGCCTGGCCatgctgagcaaggcccaccgaGCCCCTGGCAACCGAGCTCCTGATCCCACAGATAGTCGAAATCTTCATATTCAGCACCCTGGGTATAGATAG